From the Microaerobacter geothermalis genome, the window CCTTGAATCAGTTGTTCAATGACTTTGTAACGCTTCAACTCTTTTTTGCTCAAAGTTATTCTCTCCTGTCCCATAGTGACATTTTCACTGATGCGTTACAATATGACAATATCACAGACGTTCAACATTTTAACATTGTTTTATTGACAAATCATCAAGAGTTTGTTATATTGCTACTCATAATTGAATTTGTTTCGGATGAAAGCTGCGGAAGCATTTCAGTGACCGCAGTCGGACGAACCCTTGGAGAGATCTGGATTCAGGCGCCGAAGGGGAAACTTGTATAGGGAAGAAGCTATACAGGGAAACTCTCAGGCAAAAGGACAAGGGCAGTGGACGGGAATATGATTCGCGTTTCTGCTTTTATTTGTATAACCAATCCAGATGGGTTGGTTTTTTTATTTTGAAGTAAATGGACAAGGAGAGGAAGAATGTGGGGAATCGTGTGGTAGTTAGTGTTGTTGGGAGGGATCAAATCGGCATTATTGCAAGAGTGACAGCCATATTGGCCCAACAACAAGTGAATGTACTGGACATCAGTCAGACGACGATGCAGGAGTTATTTACCATGATTATGGTTGTGGATATGGAGAAATGTCCGGTCTCATTGGAGACGCTCCAGGAATATTTATTTGTTGTAGAACAGGAGATGGGATTAAAGATTTCGCTGCAGCATGAAGACATATTTAAAGTCATGCATCGATTATAGGAGGAAATGAACATGTCATTGGCATTACAGGAAATCATAGAAACCATCAAAATGGTTCAAATGGAAAATTTAGATATCCGGACATTAACAATGGGAATCAATCTCCATTCCTGTGTAGATTCCAATTTTTTGGCAATGAAACAAAAGGTTTATGACAAAATCACACGATCTGCCGAAAGATTGGCACAGGTTGCATCCCAGTTAGAAAAAGAGTATGGAATCCCTATTATTAACAAACGGGTTGCTGTTTCACCGGTTAGCTCCTTATTATCTTCCTCTTCTGTTGAAGAGGCCCAGGATTTGGCAATTATCTTGGATTTGGCGGCAAAAGAGATTGGAATCGATTTTATCGGCGGGTTTTCTGCCTTGGTTCATAAAGGGATTACCAATGGTGACGAAGTGCTTCTCTCCTCATTGCCATCGGTATTGTCAAAAACGGAAAGAGTCTGTTCGTCTGTTTCAGTAGCAACAACCAAAGCGGGAATCAATATGGATGCCGTATATCGGATGGGATATATTATCAAAGAAACGGCAG encodes:
- a CDS encoding ACT domain-containing protein, translated to MGNRVVVSVVGRDQIGIIARVTAILAQQQVNVLDISQTTMQELFTMIMVVDMEKCPVSLETLQEYLFVVEQEMGLKISLQHEDIFKVMHRL